A single Uloborus diversus isolate 005 chromosome 7, Udiv.v.3.1, whole genome shotgun sequence DNA region contains:
- the LOC129226597 gene encoding terminal nucleotidyltransferase 5C-like isoform X1, whose product MIVNGNEKIDLSQLPLVQSDQSSEATPERLRQRLEMGGHDDPADPQRFAVLSYEQVSKLDSVMEEVMPIHGRGNFPTLEVRLKDLVRVVRTKLEDEQSVAVRDIRLNGGAASHVLSPEPGAPYNDLDLIFAVDLSQPRHFDRVKNAVLNSLLDFLPEGVVKKRISTCSLKEAYVHKMVKVTNGDRWSLISLSNNRGRNIELKFVDVMRRQFEFSVDSFQIILDSLLLFYGCSQMPMSDNFYPTVVAESVYGDFQEALYHLHKKLIATRNPEEIRGGGLLKYCNLLVRDYKPAAPEKIKHLERYMCSRFFIDFGDIHQQRAKLEGYLANHFMGEGQSKYEYLLVLHRVVDESTVCLMGHERRQSLALIEELACRTYFLEHQAKDLFQPHPHIVFGGGFFFTPYAPYACPCSWMPCT is encoded by the exons AGTGACCAATCGAGTGAGGCAACGCCGGAGAGGTTGCGTCAGCGACTGGAGATGGGGGGCCACGATGACCCGGCCGATCCTCAGAGGTTCGCTGTCCTCAGCTACGAACAG GTGAGCAAGCTGGACTCCGTGATGGAGGAAGTGATGCCCATCCACGGCCGAGGCAACTTCCCAACGCTGGAGGTCCGCCTCAAAGACCTGGTGCGAGTGGTCCGGACCAAGCTCGAGGACGAGCAGTCCGTGGCCGTCCGGGACATCCGGCTGAACGGGGGCGCCGCCAGCCACGTGCTGTCCCCGGAACCCGGGGCCCCCTACAACGACCTCGACCTCATCTTCGCGGTGGACCTCTCGCAGCCGCGCCACTTCGACCGCGTCAAGAACGCCGTCCTCAACTCCCTGCTCGACTTCCTGCCCGAGGGGGTGGTCAAGAAGAGGATATCCACCTGCAGCCTCAAGGAGGCCTACGTGCACAAGATGGTCAAG GTGACCAACGGTGACCGGTGGAGTCTCATCAGCCTGAGCAATAATCGAGGGCGAAACATCGAGCTGAAATTCGTCGACGTCATGAGGCGGCAGTTCGAGTTCAGCGTCGACTCTTTCCAGATCATCCTCGACTCACTGCTGCTGTTCTACGGCTGCTCACAGATGCCGATGAGCGACAACTTCTACCCTACCGTGGTCGCCGAATCCGTATATGGCGACTTCCAGGAAGCCCTCTACCACCTGCACAAAAAGCTGATCGCCACCAGGAATCCGGAGGAGATCCGCGGTGGCGGATTGCTCAAGTACTGCAACCTGCTCGTGAGGGACTACAAGCCCGCCGCTCCAGAGAAAATCAAGCACCTGGAACGCTACATGTGCTCGAGGTTCTTCATCGACTTCGGCGACATCCACCAGCAGCGCGCCAAACTCGAGGGCTACCTCGCCAACCACTTCATGGGCGAGGGCCAGAGCAAATACGAGTACCTGCTGGTGTTGCACAGAGTGGTGGATGAGAGCACAGTCTGCCTCATGGGCCACGAACGCCGCCAGTCGTTAGCGCTCATTGAAGAACTAGCGTGTCGGACCTATTTCCTCGAACACCAAGCGAAGGATCTGTTCCAGCCACACCCCCACATCGTATTCGGAGGAGGTTTCTTCTTCACCCCTTACGCGCCCTATGCGTGCCCTTGCTCGTGGATGCCGTGCACGTGA
- the LOC129226597 gene encoding terminal nucleotidyltransferase 5C-like isoform X2, translating into MGGHDDPADPQRFAVLSYEQVSKLDSVMEEVMPIHGRGNFPTLEVRLKDLVRVVRTKLEDEQSVAVRDIRLNGGAASHVLSPEPGAPYNDLDLIFAVDLSQPRHFDRVKNAVLNSLLDFLPEGVVKKRISTCSLKEAYVHKMVKVTNGDRWSLISLSNNRGRNIELKFVDVMRRQFEFSVDSFQIILDSLLLFYGCSQMPMSDNFYPTVVAESVYGDFQEALYHLHKKLIATRNPEEIRGGGLLKYCNLLVRDYKPAAPEKIKHLERYMCSRFFIDFGDIHQQRAKLEGYLANHFMGEGQSKYEYLLVLHRVVDESTVCLMGHERRQSLALIEELACRTYFLEHQAKDLFQPHPHIVFGGGFFFTPYAPYACPCSWMPCT; encoded by the exons ATGGGGGGCCACGATGACCCGGCCGATCCTCAGAGGTTCGCTGTCCTCAGCTACGAACAG GTGAGCAAGCTGGACTCCGTGATGGAGGAAGTGATGCCCATCCACGGCCGAGGCAACTTCCCAACGCTGGAGGTCCGCCTCAAAGACCTGGTGCGAGTGGTCCGGACCAAGCTCGAGGACGAGCAGTCCGTGGCCGTCCGGGACATCCGGCTGAACGGGGGCGCCGCCAGCCACGTGCTGTCCCCGGAACCCGGGGCCCCCTACAACGACCTCGACCTCATCTTCGCGGTGGACCTCTCGCAGCCGCGCCACTTCGACCGCGTCAAGAACGCCGTCCTCAACTCCCTGCTCGACTTCCTGCCCGAGGGGGTGGTCAAGAAGAGGATATCCACCTGCAGCCTCAAGGAGGCCTACGTGCACAAGATGGTCAAG GTGACCAACGGTGACCGGTGGAGTCTCATCAGCCTGAGCAATAATCGAGGGCGAAACATCGAGCTGAAATTCGTCGACGTCATGAGGCGGCAGTTCGAGTTCAGCGTCGACTCTTTCCAGATCATCCTCGACTCACTGCTGCTGTTCTACGGCTGCTCACAGATGCCGATGAGCGACAACTTCTACCCTACCGTGGTCGCCGAATCCGTATATGGCGACTTCCAGGAAGCCCTCTACCACCTGCACAAAAAGCTGATCGCCACCAGGAATCCGGAGGAGATCCGCGGTGGCGGATTGCTCAAGTACTGCAACCTGCTCGTGAGGGACTACAAGCCCGCCGCTCCAGAGAAAATCAAGCACCTGGAACGCTACATGTGCTCGAGGTTCTTCATCGACTTCGGCGACATCCACCAGCAGCGCGCCAAACTCGAGGGCTACCTCGCCAACCACTTCATGGGCGAGGGCCAGAGCAAATACGAGTACCTGCTGGTGTTGCACAGAGTGGTGGATGAGAGCACAGTCTGCCTCATGGGCCACGAACGCCGCCAGTCGTTAGCGCTCATTGAAGAACTAGCGTGTCGGACCTATTTCCTCGAACACCAAGCGAAGGATCTGTTCCAGCCACACCCCCACATCGTATTCGGAGGAGGTTTCTTCTTCACCCCTTACGCGCCCTATGCGTGCCCTTGCTCGTGGATGCCGTGCACGTGA